TCCCGCCGGTAGCGGCCGAGCCACCCCACGATGGGGAGCCAGCGGGCGAGCGGACCTCCCGGCGACGACGCGCCGGCGGCGTCACTCGACGTCGTAGCCCTCCATCGTCCAGGCCATGGTGCCGCCGTCGAGGTTGGCGAGGTTGGCCTTGCCCTGCGTCGCGAGCCAGGCGCAGGCGTTGCCGGAGCGGGCGCCGGTGCGGCAGACGAGGATCGCGTCGTCGGGGATTTCGTCGACGCGGCTGGGGATCTCCCCGAGCGGGATCAGGGTGGCGCCGGGGATGTGTCCCTGGGCGTACTCGAACTCCTCGCGCACGTCGATGACGGTGGCGTCGCCCGCGTCGAGGCGGCGCTGCAGTTCGTTGGGGTCGATGTCTTCGAATCCGTAGGGATTGGTCACGGTCTCTCTCCGACGTAGAAAGGGGATGCGTGGCCACATTTCGGCCATCATGACACCCCGAGCGGGCGTCGGGCGTGACGCCCGCTCGGGGTTCGGGACGCGCGGGTCAGGCCGGGGTGGCCTCCGCCTCCTTGCGTTGCTGGTACTGCTCCCAGCCGACCCAGCTGCCCTTCAGTTCGTAGACGGGGCCGTAGCCGAGGTGGCGCAGGACCGACGCCGCCACGGCGCTGCGGCCGCCGCTCACGCAGTGCGTGAGGATGCCGGCGTCGCGTGGGAGTTCGTCGGCGCGCCAGCGGACGCGGCCGCTGTGGATCTGGACCGAGCCGTCGAAGTGCTCGGGGGCGGCCTCGGTCGCGGTGCGGGTGTCGAGGATCACCAGGTCGTCGCGGCCGTCGAACGCCTCGGGGGTCAGGATCGGCTTCGCTTCGCGCGGGAGGGCGTCGAGGCTCGTGACGTAGCCCTCGAAGGCGTCGATGCCGGTGTAGGCGAGCTTGTCGCGCAGGCCGGCCGCCTGCTCCGCGTCGGCGGCGAGGACGACGATGCCCTGCGTGTCGCGCTCGGGGTCGATCGCGTAGCTGGCGTACGTCGCGAAGTTGGTGCCGTTGGGGACGAACAGCCCACCGACGACGCCGTCGGCGTGCCACTCGGCCATCGTGCGGGTGTCGAGGAACAGGATCTCGTCCGCGGCGAGGCGGCGGGCGACGTCGGCACCGTCGAGCTCGCGGGGGGTGCCGCGCTCGCCCAGGACGGCGGGGCCGGCCTTGTTCCAGCGCTTCATGCGGCCGAAGTAGGCGGGGGCGTCGGGCTGGCCCTCGAGGAGCTCCTCGGTGAAGCCCGCCTCGTCGCCGTTCTGCACGTAGCCCGCCCACCAGGAGGCGACGCGCTCGTAGCCGACGGTAGTGGTGGGGACGCTGCCGAGCGCCTTGCCGCAGGCGGAGCCGGCGCCGTGCGCGGGCCACACCTGGATGTGGTCGGGGAGGGTCAGGAAGCGGTCGCGGAGGCTGGCGAAGAGGTCCTTGGCGCCCGCGAAGCGGGTGTCCTCGCCGCCCGCCGCCTCGTCGAGCAGGTCGGGGCGGCCGACGTCGCCGACGAACACGAAGTCGCCGGTGAGGATCATCAGCGGCTCGGAGCTGGTCGCGCCGTCGATCACGAGGAACGACAGGTGCTCGGGGGTGTGCCCGGGGGTGTGCACGGCGCGGAGCACGACGTTGCCGACGTGGATCTCGCTGCCGTCGTAGAGCTTCTCGCCCTCGAAGCCGTACTTCCAGTCGGCGTCGCCCTCGTCGGACAGCCACGTGCGGGCGCCGGTGCGGTCGGCCAGCTCGCGGGTGCCGGACAGGTAGTCGGCGTGGATGTGGGTCTCGGTGACGTCGGTGATCGTGAGGCCCTGCGCGGCGGCCTCGGCGAGGTAGACGTCGACGTCGCGGCGCGGGTCGACGACGACCGCTTCACCGCTGGCCTGACAGCCGATGAGGTAGCTGCCCTGCGCGAGGTCGGGATCGTAGAAGTGCTTGAAGAACATGCGCGCTCCTTCCGGAGGGGAGAGTCGAGACGGCGTTCGTCGCCAGGTCCGACCCCGAGGATATACCCCCATGGGGTATGTGCGTCAAGGTGGGCGACGTTCTTCGGGCCCTCGCCGCCGGGCCGGCGCCCGCCGCACTTGGTAGCCTGGCGCCATCGCACACGAGCGCGGGGCCCGCCCCGCGCGGCGTCCCGCGGCCCGGCACCGGGCCGCGCACGCCCCTGGGAGGCCCCATGCGCCACGAAGGACACCACCCCGACCCCGCGAGCCTCGAGGCGTTCGGTCTCGACGCCGCCGGCACCGTCCACTGGAACCTCACCACCGCCGAACTCTACGCCCACGCGCTGTTCCGCGGCGAGGGGCAGATCGTGCACAACGGCCCGCTGGCGGTCGACACCGGCCGCTACACCGGCCGCTCGCCCCGCGACCGCTTCATCGTGCGCGACGCCCGCACCGAAGCCACCGTCGACTGGGGGCCGATCAACCAACCCATGGACCCCGCCCACTACGACGCCGTGAAGGCGGGCCTCCTCGCCGCCACGCACGGGCGGGACCTGTTCGTGCAGGACGTCTTCGTCGGGACCCACCCCGACTTCCGGGTCCCGGTCCGCGTCGTCACCGAGTACGCCTGGCACGCCCTGTTCGTCCGCAACCTGTTCGTGCTCCCCACCCGCCGCGCGCAGGCGACGCACGACCCCGCCTACACCCTGCTCAACGTCCCCTCCTTCGCCGCCGACCCCACCA
This genomic stretch from Trueperaceae bacterium harbors:
- a CDS encoding rhodanese-like domain-containing protein — encoded protein: MTNPYGFEDIDPNELQRRLDAGDATVIDVREEFEYAQGHIPGATLIPLGEIPSRVDEIPDDAILVCRTGARSGNACAWLATQGKANLANLDGGTMAWTMEGYDVE
- a CDS encoding MBL fold metallo-hydrolase; protein product: MFFKHFYDPDLAQGSYLIGCQASGEAVVVDPRRDVDVYLAEAAAQGLTITDVTETHIHADYLSGTRELADRTGARTWLSDEGDADWKYGFEGEKLYDGSEIHVGNVVLRAVHTPGHTPEHLSFLVIDGATSSEPLMILTGDFVFVGDVGRPDLLDEAAGGEDTRFAGAKDLFASLRDRFLTLPDHIQVWPAHGAGSACGKALGSVPTTTVGYERVASWWAGYVQNGDEAGFTEELLEGQPDAPAYFGRMKRWNKAGPAVLGERGTPRELDGADVARRLAADEILFLDTRTMAEWHADGVVGGLFVPNGTNFATYASYAIDPERDTQGIVVLAADAEQAAGLRDKLAYTGIDAFEGYVTSLDALPREAKPILTPEAFDGRDDLVILDTRTATEAAPEHFDGSVQIHSGRVRWRADELPRDAGILTHCVSGGRSAVAASVLRHLGYGPVYELKGSWVGWEQYQQRKEAEATPA